A stretch of Nonomuraea africana DNA encodes these proteins:
- a CDS encoding enoyl-CoA hydratase/isomerase family protein yields MTELIVSADGPVLRVVFNRPDQHNALTWAMWDGLYDACERADADPDVRLLALSGAGGRAFVAGTDISQFTAFSGGEDGIAYERRVQRIIDRLERVRVPTLAVVDGYCVGGGLVVAAACDLRIATPEARFGAPIAKTLGNCLSMNTYSLLVHHLGPGRTLDMLLRARMFSGAEAAAAGFVAELCSPEELQARQDEVERRLLAHAPLSMWAAREALRRLRVARLPEGDDIVAEVFGSEDFRAAVPAFLAKEKVTWQGR; encoded by the coding sequence ATGACCGAGCTCATCGTCTCGGCGGACGGGCCGGTGCTGCGGGTCGTGTTCAACCGGCCCGACCAGCACAACGCGCTGACGTGGGCGATGTGGGACGGCCTGTACGACGCGTGCGAGCGCGCCGACGCCGACCCCGACGTCAGGCTGCTGGCGCTGTCCGGCGCGGGTGGCAGGGCGTTCGTCGCCGGCACCGACATCTCCCAGTTCACCGCGTTCTCCGGCGGAGAGGACGGCATCGCCTACGAGCGCAGGGTACAGCGGATCATCGACCGGCTCGAACGGGTCCGCGTCCCCACCCTGGCCGTCGTGGACGGCTACTGCGTCGGCGGCGGCCTGGTCGTCGCCGCCGCCTGCGACCTGCGCATCGCGACGCCCGAGGCCCGGTTCGGCGCGCCCATCGCCAAGACCCTGGGCAACTGCCTGTCCATGAACACCTACTCGCTCCTGGTCCACCACCTCGGCCCGGGCCGCACGCTCGACATGCTCCTGCGCGCCCGCATGTTCTCCGGCGCGGAGGCGGCCGCCGCGGGGTTCGTGGCCGAGCTCTGCTCCCCCGAGGAGCTGCAGGCACGGCAGGACGAGGTCGAACGGCGCCTGCTCGCCCACGCCCCGCTGTCGATGTGGGCGGCCAGGGAGGCGCTGCGCCGGTTGCGGGTGGCACGACTGCCCGAAGGGGACGACATCGTGGCCGAGGTCTTCGGCAGCGAGGACTTCCGCGCCGCCGTACCGGCCTTCCTCGCCAAGGAGAAGGTGACATGGC
- a CDS encoding tripartite tricarboxylate transporter permease has translation MLDNLLMGFGAALTPANLIWCFVGVLAGTIIGLLPGLGSTTGVAVLLPLTLSFEPLTALIMLAGIYYGAQYGGTITSVLISTPGEAASVVTAIDGYQMARKGRAGAALSIAAIGSFVAAIISLVLLVAMAPPFAALAINFGPPENLAVMVLGLATIVSFSGGARLRGLAMATLGMLLATVGVDAATGVPRYTFDDVNLLSGLPFVQVMIGLFAVGEVLYQIREGAAKPIHARFRDLMITRSELSRSKGAIARGSVIGYLLGCLPGAGSTLASFLAYGVEKRVSRNRAEFGHGAIEGVAAPESANNAAANANFVPTLALGIPGGATTAVLLGAFLMYGIQPGPLLFEEQPELVWGLLASFFVGNVMLLILNLPLAPLFAQMLRIPYGYMYPLILLTSFVGAYSIDNNMFSVWVVFVFGLVGYFMKRFDLPMAPLVLGLVLGPLFEKALAQTSAMGDGDLTILFTRPIALVVLALAVLLLAGPALIKPFKKERITV, from the coding sequence ATGCTCGACAACCTGCTGATGGGCTTCGGCGCCGCGTTGACCCCCGCCAACCTGATCTGGTGCTTCGTCGGCGTGCTCGCGGGCACGATCATCGGGCTGCTGCCCGGTCTGGGGTCGACCACGGGTGTGGCGGTGCTGCTGCCGCTGACCCTGTCGTTCGAGCCGCTGACCGCGCTGATCATGCTGGCCGGCATCTACTATGGCGCGCAGTACGGCGGGACCATCACCTCCGTGCTCATCTCCACGCCCGGCGAGGCGGCCAGCGTGGTGACGGCGATCGACGGCTACCAGATGGCGCGCAAGGGCCGGGCCGGCGCGGCGCTGTCCATCGCCGCCATCGGCTCGTTCGTCGCCGCGATCATCTCGCTCGTCCTGCTCGTGGCGATGGCGCCGCCGTTCGCCGCGCTCGCGATCAACTTCGGGCCGCCGGAGAACCTGGCGGTGATGGTGCTCGGCCTGGCCACGATCGTCAGCTTCTCCGGCGGGGCGCGGCTGCGCGGCCTGGCCATGGCGACCCTCGGCATGCTGCTGGCCACGGTCGGCGTGGACGCGGCCACCGGCGTGCCGCGCTACACCTTCGACGACGTCAACCTGCTGTCCGGGCTGCCGTTCGTGCAGGTCATGATCGGCCTGTTCGCGGTCGGCGAGGTGCTGTACCAGATCAGGGAGGGCGCGGCCAAACCGATCCACGCCCGCTTCCGCGACCTGATGATCACCCGGTCGGAGCTGTCCAGGTCGAAGGGCGCGATCGCCCGCGGCAGCGTCATCGGCTACCTGCTGGGCTGCCTGCCGGGCGCGGGCTCCACCCTCGCCTCGTTCCTGGCCTACGGCGTGGAGAAACGCGTCTCCAGGAACAGGGCCGAGTTCGGCCACGGCGCGATCGAGGGGGTGGCCGCGCCGGAGAGCGCCAACAACGCGGCCGCCAACGCCAACTTCGTACCCACGCTGGCGCTGGGCATCCCCGGCGGCGCGACGACCGCCGTGCTGCTGGGCGCGTTCCTCATGTACGGCATCCAGCCCGGCCCGTTGCTCTTCGAGGAGCAGCCCGAGCTGGTGTGGGGACTGCTGGCCTCGTTCTTCGTCGGCAACGTGATGCTGCTGATCCTGAACCTGCCGCTGGCGCCGCTGTTCGCCCAGATGCTGCGGATTCCCTACGGCTACATGTATCCGCTCATCCTGCTCACCAGCTTCGTGGGCGCCTACTCCATCGACAACAACATGTTCAGCGTCTGGGTGGTGTTCGTCTTCGGCCTGGTCGGCTACTTCATGAAGAGGTTCGACCTGCCGATGGCGCCGCTCGTGCTCGGCCTGGTGCTCGGCCCGCTGTTCGAGAAGGCGCTCGCGCAGACCTCGGCGATGGGCGACGGCGACCTCACCATCCTCTTCACCCGGCCGATCGCCCTGGTGGTGCTGGCGCTCGCGGTGCTGCTGCTGGCGGGGCCCGCGCTCATCAAGCCGTTCAAGAAGGAAAGGATCACCGTATGA
- a CDS encoding tripartite tricarboxylate transporter TctB family protein — protein MSRRRQGEAAVWAGLTLLAAAMATGALGYGITKEGGQIGPGFLPFVAGVLLAVLAGTALAETLRHTEPEEAAPARTESDEQGRTEPQRVRILWTVFAMLLGALLLVPVTGFLVAFGLLVFAVSAFVERRRPVPALTVSAVAVLAIYAIFVLFLGVPLPGGLLGIGGES, from the coding sequence ATGAGCCGCAGGCGACAGGGTGAGGCCGCCGTCTGGGCCGGCCTCACCCTCCTGGCGGCGGCCATGGCGACCGGCGCGCTCGGCTACGGCATCACCAAGGAAGGCGGCCAGATCGGGCCAGGCTTCCTGCCGTTCGTGGCCGGGGTGCTGCTGGCCGTGCTGGCCGGCACGGCGCTGGCGGAGACGCTGCGCCATACGGAACCGGAGGAGGCCGCGCCCGCGCGGACGGAGAGCGACGAGCAGGGCAGGACCGAGCCGCAGCGCGTCAGGATCCTCTGGACGGTCTTCGCGATGCTGCTCGGCGCGCTCCTGCTGGTGCCGGTCACCGGCTTCCTGGTCGCGTTCGGGCTGCTGGTCTTCGCCGTCTCCGCGTTCGTGGAGCGGCGGCGGCCGGTGCCCGCGCTGACCGTCTCGGCGGTCGCAGTCCTGGCGATCTATGCGATCTTCGTCCTGTTCCTCGGCGTCCCGCTGCCCGGCGGCCTGCTCGGCATCGGAGGGGAGAGCTGA